The following is a genomic window from Geobacillus subterraneus.
TCCGCGTTTTTAGGCATTACCGAGCCAGTCATTTTCGGTGTGAACTTAAAATACCGGAAGCCGTTTATCGCCGCAGCCATTGGCGGCGCGCTCGGCGGGGCGTACGTTGTGTTTATGAACGTGGTGGCGAACGCTTACGGGCTGACCGGCATCCCGATGATCGCCATCGTCGCGCCGCAAGGGCTCACGAACGTCATGCACTATTTAATCGGTTTTGCCATTGCGGTTGTTTCGGCGTTTGTGGCGACACTGCTTCTGAAATTCCGCGAAGAAGAGTGAGGGGCGCGCGATGAAATCCGAACGTGAACAGCAGCTCATGGAACAGGCCTATGCCGAAATCGACAAGTATCAAGATCTCGTCAATCGCGACCGGTATCGGCTTCGCTACCATCTCATGCCTCCGGTCGGGCTGCTGAACGACCCGAACGGGCTGATCGACTGGAACGGAACGTATCATGTCTTTTATCAGTGGATGCCGTTTCGCACTGGCCATGGGGCAAAGTTCTGGGGACATTACACGTCCCCAGACTTGGTTCATTGGCAATCAGCACCGATCGCCCTAGCGCCAAGCGAATGGTATGATAAAAACGGATGCTACTCCGGAAGTGCCGTTGATCATGAAGGAAAGCTTGTGTTGTTTTACACCGGCAATGTGAAAGATGAACAAGGAAACCGCCAGACATACCAATGCATGGCTGTATCCGAGGATGGGCTCCATTTTACAAAAAAAGGGATCGTCATCACCCTCCCGGACGGCTACACTGCCCATTTCCGCGATCCGAAAGTATGGCGAAAAGATGACCAATGGTATATGATTGTCGGGGCGCAAAGCGAAAGCGGCGATGGAAAAGCAGTGCTGTTTCGTTCCACTGATCTTTTCCAATGGGAGCACCTTGGCCCGATTGCTGGCGGAAATTCGAACTGGCTCGGACCGTTCGGTTATATGTGGGAATGCCCAGATGTATTTCCGTTGGACGGCCAGGACGTGCTCATCGTCTGCCCGCAAGGATTAAAACCGGATGGGATGCGCTATCAAAATGTCTACCAGTCAGGCTATTTTGTCGGCCACCTCGATTACGAACGAACGGAATTTCTCCATGGGCCGTTTGAGGAGCTTGACCGCGGTTTTGAATTTTACGCCCCGCAAACGATGCTCGACCGGCATGGACGGCGCATTCTCATTGGCTGGATGGGTGTGCCCGACCAAGACGAAGACCGACAGCCGACCGTGCGCCATCGCTGGGTGCATGCCCTTACCTTGCCGCGTGAACTCCGCCTCGTCGACGGCAAGCTGAGACAGACGCCGGTCAAGGAACTGAAACAGTTGCGCAAACAAAAAGTCGCTTATCGAAACGTCGCTATTGTGAATGAACTGCGGTCATGGCCAGGGATCGAGGGAGACGCCATCGAGCTTCGCCTTGACAATATCGAACTGTTCGGGAGCATGCTGGAAATCCATCTGCGCCATGCCGCCCGTCTCGTTTACAATGGCGATGAAGGCGTGTTGACACTTGAACGGAAAAGCTTCGTGAACGGGCTGACGGAAAAGCGGCAATGCCGTCTGCCGCGCCTTCGTTCGCTTCACCTTTTCCTTGATACGTCATCGCTCGAACTGTTCGTCAATGACGGCGAAGAAACATTCACCGCCCGGTTTTTCCCGCATCCGGATGACCGAACGATTCTGTTCGGAACCCACGGACATCTTCATATGGATATCGAGAAATGGGATTTGTTAAGATGAACTTGCAGTAAACAGGCTGCCAAACAAGCGCTGGTCGTTTGGCGGCTTTTTTATCATTTCGGGTCAAGAAGCGCCATTCCCAGCGAGGGCGTAGGGGAGAGATCGTTTCCGTGTGGCGGTTCGTTTTGTGAGAGAATGAGCAATATATGATTGAATTTGCCCCTTTCCCCTTCTATAATGAATATAGATCGTGTCTTGACACTAATAATGACAGGGGGATACACATGAATCAACCGATGATTTCCCAGCGCAAGCTGTTAGGCATCGCCGGCCTTGGCTGGCTGTTTGACGCGATGGATGTCGGCATGTTGTCGTTTTTGATGGCCGCCTTGCAAAAAGACTGGAACTTGACAGCCGAACAAGTCGGCTGGATCGGCAGCGTCAACTCGATCGGCATGGCCGTTGGGGCGCTCGTGTTTGGGTTGCTCGCCGACCGGATCGGCCGGAAAAACGTTTTTATTGTCACATTGTTATTATTCTCGATCGGCAGCGGGCTGTCGGCGCTGACGACGACGTTGGCGGCGTTTTTGGCGCTTCGCTTTTTGATCGGCATGGGGCTTGGCGGCGAGCTGCCGGTTGCGTCAACGCTCGTCTCAGAAGCGGTGCCAGCTAAGGATCGCGGCCGGGCTGTCGTGCTGCTTGAAAGCTTTTGGGCCGGCGGCTGGCTGCTGGCGGCGCTCATTTCCTATTTTGTCATTCCGGCTTACGGCTGGCGGACGGCGTTATGGCTGTCGGCTTTGCCGGCGCTGTACGCCATTTACTTACGCCTCCGGCTGCCCGACTCGCCACGGTTTATGGCAACGAAAAAAGAGGGAACGGTATGGGACAATATCGCCAACGTATGGTCGGCGCCGTACCGGAAGGAAACGACGATGCTTTGGATCCTTTGGTTTTGTGTCGTTTTCTCGTATTACGGCATGTTTTTATGGCTGCCAAGCGTCATGGTTATGAAAGGGTTCAGCTTAATTAAAAGCTTTGAATACGTGCTTGTGATGACGCTCGCCCAGCTGCCCGGCTATTTCAGCGCCGCATGGCTGATCGAGCGGGCCGGGCGGAAGTTCGTCTTGATCACATATCTGCTTGGCACAGCGGCAAGCGCCTACTTTTTCGGCACGGCCGAGTCGCTTGCGGGGTTGATGGCGGCGGGCATTTTCTTGTCATTTTTCAACCTCGGTGCTTGGGGAGCGCTGTATGCGTACACGCCGGAGCAATACCCGACGTCGATTCGTGCGACCGGAGCGGGCATGGCGGCGGCGTTTGGCCGTATCGGTGGCATCTTCGGCCCGCTGTTCGTTGGCTCGCTTGTCGCCAAAGGGGTGTCCGTGACAGCGATTTTCACCCTGTTCTGCCTGTCTGTCCTTGTCGCCGTCCTCTCGGTCACTGTTCTTGGTAAAGAGACGAAGCAACAGGAACTCGCCTAAGTTGACAAACGGAAACAGGGGCTATACCTTAAGGGTAAGCCCCTTTTGGTTTGGGAAAAATGGGAGAGGCGGTGGATCGTCCGTTGTGTCCGTCTGTATCCGTTGTCATTCCGACATACAATCGACCATATCCGCTTGCCGAGCTGCTTGAAGCGTTAAGCCGGCAGACGTATCGTTCACTTGAAGTGATCGTTGTGAACGACGGCGGCGAGCCGATCGATGATGTCGTCGTCTTGTATCCGGAGCTGGACATCCACGTCATTGACCGCCGCGACAACGAAGGACATGTCGCGGCCCGCAACGCAGGCGTCCAAGCGGCGCGCGGCGAACTCATCATGCTTTGCGACGACGATGATCTAGTGTTGCCGTGCCATCTCGAGCGGATGGTCGCGGCGCTCGAGCATGCGGACTTCGCCTATGCCGATGCAGAAATTGTCCAATATCGGGTCGAAAACGATCAGCGCATCCCGTTCGCTCGTTTCTTATTTGCCTATGAGTACGATTTGGAAGCCATGCGGACGTTCT
Proteins encoded in this region:
- a CDS encoding MFS transporter; this translates as MNQPMISQRKLLGIAGLGWLFDAMDVGMLSFLMAALQKDWNLTAEQVGWIGSVNSIGMAVGALVFGLLADRIGRKNVFIVTLLLFSIGSGLSALTTTLAAFLALRFLIGMGLGGELPVASTLVSEAVPAKDRGRAVVLLESFWAGGWLLAALISYFVIPAYGWRTALWLSALPALYAIYLRLRLPDSPRFMATKKEGTVWDNIANVWSAPYRKETTMLWILWFCVVFSYYGMFLWLPSVMVMKGFSLIKSFEYVLVMTLAQLPGYFSAAWLIERAGRKFVLITYLLGTAASAYFFGTAESLAGLMAAGIFLSFFNLGAWGALYAYTPEQYPTSIRATGAGMAAAFGRIGGIFGPLFVGSLVAKGVSVTAIFTLFCLSVLVAVLSVTVLGKETKQQELA
- a CDS encoding glycoside hydrolase family 32 protein → MKSEREQQLMEQAYAEIDKYQDLVNRDRYRLRYHLMPPVGLLNDPNGLIDWNGTYHVFYQWMPFRTGHGAKFWGHYTSPDLVHWQSAPIALAPSEWYDKNGCYSGSAVDHEGKLVLFYTGNVKDEQGNRQTYQCMAVSEDGLHFTKKGIVITLPDGYTAHFRDPKVWRKDDQWYMIVGAQSESGDGKAVLFRSTDLFQWEHLGPIAGGNSNWLGPFGYMWECPDVFPLDGQDVLIVCPQGLKPDGMRYQNVYQSGYFVGHLDYERTEFLHGPFEELDRGFEFYAPQTMLDRHGRRILIGWMGVPDQDEDRQPTVRHRWVHALTLPRELRLVDGKLRQTPVKELKQLRKQKVAYRNVAIVNELRSWPGIEGDAIELRLDNIELFGSMLEIHLRHAARLVYNGDEGVLTLERKSFVNGLTEKRQCRLPRLRSLHLFLDTSSLELFVNDGEETFTARFFPHPDDRTILFGTHGHLHMDIEKWDLLR
- a CDS encoding glycosyltransferase family 2 protein, with protein sequence MCPSVSVVIPTYNRPYPLAELLEALSRQTYRSLEVIVVNDGGEPIDDVVVLYPELDIHVIDRRDNEGHVAARNAGVQAARGELIMLCDDDDLVLPCHLERMVAALEHADFAYADAEIVQYRVENDQRIPFARFLFAYEYDLEAMRTFSTYVPSGSVYRKSLHDEIGSFDPSIHNYWDWDFFLRAASACRVARVAAATVLYAFSADGDNMSRQLDDRRRRYLRRLCEKHGLGDLPMKNFWLLLDEPQVARRRAESEVIWDGKPIVSRFWAQKKGGNY